One genomic segment of Methanobrevibacter ruminantium includes these proteins:
- a CDS encoding tetrahydromethanopterin S-methyltransferase subunit F translates to MVKFSNKPNTRGIRNASSDVEYRAKLLGREGRLFAGVISTRFSGIAIGIGIALCLAVVIPFLAKLCGL, encoded by the coding sequence ATGGTTAAATTTTCAAACAAACCAAATACTCGTGGTATTAGAAATGCTTCTAGTGATGTAGAATACCGTGCAAAGCTTTTAGGAAGAGAAGGAAGATTATTCGCTGGCGTAATCAGCACCAGATTTTCTGGAATAGCTATTGGTATTGGAATTGCTCTTTGCTTAGCAGTTGTCATTCCATTCTTAGCTAAATTATGTGGTTTATAG
- the mtrG gene encoding tetrahydromethanopterin S-methyltransferase subunit MtrG, translating into MSEEQSVPQIIVSTDDMSAATQKLDEAEEKVEFAVGEYFQRLGQQNGRDIGILYGIILGLIILIVSIEFGYVSAMQALMGLI; encoded by the coding sequence ATGTCTGAAGAACAATCTGTACCTCAAATTATTGTATCTACCGACGACATGTCAGCTGCAACTCAAAAATTAGATGAAGCTGAAGAAAAAGTAGAGTTTGCTGTTGGGGAATACTTCCAACGTTTAGGTCAACAAAACGGTAGAGATATTGGTATTTTATATGGTATAATTTTAGGTCTTATAATCTTGATTGTGTCTATTGAATTTGGTTATGTTAGCGCAATGCAAGCTCTTATGGGATTAATCTAA
- a CDS encoding tetrahydromethanopterin S-methyltransferase subunit B, whose protein sequence is MVLPLVQFIPELSLNLDPESGILGAGGGDLIILSMDEINGEIAKVEAAADELMNSLDPNSAPLGSFPGREGNFVIAGKLTNMVYGFVLGMFLIMAAMPILTAMGVL, encoded by the coding sequence ATGGTATTACCTTTAGTACAATTTATTCCTGAATTAAGTTTAAATCTTGACCCAGAATCTGGTATTCTCGGAGCTGGTGGTGGAGATTTAATTATTTTATCTATGGATGAAATAAATGGAGAAATCGCAAAAGTCGAAGCAGCTGCTGATGAATTAATGAATTCCTTAGATCCTAACTCTGCTCCATTAGGTTCCTTCCCAGGAAGAGAAGGCAACTTTGTCATTGCAGGTAAATTAACCAACATGGTATATGGATTTGTCTTAGGAATGTTCCTTATTATGGCAGCTATGCCTATATTAACAGCTATGGGGGTTTTATAG
- the mtrA gene encoding tetrahydromethanopterin S-methyltransferase subunit A, producing MVDKKPTADNWPVVSGDYIVGDPESPVAVTTLASHNEDIPAAAGAAIAGPCKTENLGIEKVVANIISNPNIRFLILCGAEVQGHITGQSFKALHENGCDPEKKKITGATGAIPFVENIPMEGVERFQQQLEIVDMIDNEDGGAITAKVKECIEKDPGAFEEDAMVIEVSEGDDDEDDGEEIRPISPETALLEARIRNIDTQIKLVGAVQRNMAGNYSGKVQGIMIGLVFTLVIGFLLLMAPLTGI from the coding sequence ATGGTTGACAAAAAACCTACTGCTGATAATTGGCCTGTTGTAAGTGGAGACTACATTGTAGGAGACCCAGAAAGCCCTGTTGCTGTAACTACTTTAGCTTCTCACAATGAAGATATCCCAGCTGCTGCTGGAGCAGCAATTGCTGGTCCTTGTAAAACTGAAAACTTAGGTATTGAAAAAGTTGTAGCAAACATCATTTCAAACCCAAACATCAGATTCTTAATCTTATGTGGTGCAGAAGTACAAGGTCACATTACTGGTCAAAGTTTTAAAGCATTACATGAAAATGGTTGCGACCCAGAAAAGAAAAAAATTACTGGAGCTACTGGTGCTATTCCTTTCGTAGAAAACATTCCAATGGAAGGAGTAGAAAGGTTCCAACAACAATTAGAAATCGTTGACATGATTGACAACGAAGATGGTGGAGCAATCACTGCAAAAGTAAAAGAATGTATCGAAAAAGATCCTGGTGCTTTTGAAGAAGATGCTATGGTTATTGAAGTATCTGAAGGAGATGACGACGAAGACGATGGTGAAGAAATTCGTCCTATTTCCCCAGAAACTGCATTACTCGAAGCAAGAATAAGAAACATTGATACTCAAATCAAATTAGTTGGTGCTGTACAAAGAAATATGGCAGGTAACTATTCTGGTAAAGTCCAAGGTATTATGATTGGATTAGTATTTACTTTAGTAATCGGTTTCTTATTATTAATGGCACCGTTAACAGGCATATAA
- the mtrH gene encoding tetrahydromethanopterin S-methyltransferase subunit H produces MFRFDKEQLVIDIAGIKMGGQPGEYPTVLCGTIFYGGHNIISDEKEGIFDKDAAEERIKTMEEMSDVTGNPCVVQTFGATPEAMVKYLEFVGDICDKPFLIDSTAAAAKVAGVEYVEEVGLSERAVYNSLSMAAEPSEIEAVANSSIDASILLGFNPMTPGVPGKLEIWETGGSVIDEGILEMAERCGITKPWMDVAVTPLGQGAGPACRTSFAVKAKWGYPVGSGIHNVPSAWDWLRGYKKEHKEAWPVCDIGSNIVQQMCGGDFVLFGPIENARLAFPACGMTDIMIAEAAKDIGTEPIEEHPINKLL; encoded by the coding sequence ATGTTTAGATTTGATAAAGAACAACTCGTCATTGATATTGCTGGTATAAAAATGGGGGGACAACCTGGTGAATACCCTACCGTTTTATGTGGAACTATCTTTTATGGCGGACACAATATTATTAGTGATGAAAAAGAAGGTATCTTTGATAAAGATGCTGCTGAAGAAAGAATTAAAACAATGGAAGAAATGTCTGACGTAACCGGTAACCCTTGTGTTGTACAAACTTTCGGTGCAACTCCTGAAGCTATGGTTAAATACTTAGAATTTGTCGGAGACATCTGTGACAAACCTTTCCTTATCGACTCAACTGCGGCAGCTGCAAAAGTTGCAGGTGTAGAATATGTTGAAGAGGTAGGATTATCTGAAAGAGCTGTATACAATTCCTTAAGTATGGCAGCAGAACCTTCAGAAATCGAAGCTGTAGCTAACTCAAGTATTGATGCATCCATTCTCTTAGGGTTCAACCCAATGACTCCTGGTGTACCAGGTAAACTCGAAATCTGGGAAACTGGTGGATCTGTTATCGATGAAGGTATTCTTGAAATGGCAGAAAGATGTGGAATTACCAAACCATGGATGGACGTAGCAGTCACTCCTTTAGGACAAGGTGCAGGTCCTGCATGTAGGACTTCCTTTGCTGTAAAAGCTAAATGGGGGTACCCTGTAGGTTCTGGTATTCACAACGTACCTTCCGCATGGGACTGGTTAAGAGGATACAAAAAAGAACACAAAGAAGCATGGCCTGTTTGTGATATAGGTTCTAACATCGTACAACAAATGTGTGGTGGAGACTTCGTACTTTTCGGACCTATCGAAAACGCAAGACTCGCATTCCCTGCTTGTGGTATGACTGATATTATGATTGCTGAAGCTGCAAAAGATATCGGTACCGAACCTATAGAAGAACATCCAATTAACAAGTTATTATAA